A stretch of Nostoc sp. 'Lobaria pulmonaria (5183) cyanobiont' DNA encodes these proteins:
- a CDS encoding thermonuclease family protein — MKKQQLHQSKIFISLSLIAIAGSGCTKLHNNSQFSGSNEFTPMSNSEEWQVIRVSDGDTIVVRQMDGREKKLRLCGVDSPEIKHGKQPGQALGIEAKANLQRLVDEADKTVMVTEIESDRYGRTVAEVFSSKNGVEKSLNEEQLSSGLAMVYRSYVKKCPNAITLGKAEEIAKNKKLGVWGDSSTVPPWEFRKRQRQNNGN; from the coding sequence ATGAAAAAACAGCAGCTTCATCAAAGCAAAATTTTTATTTCACTTTCTCTAATTGCGATCGCGGGTAGTGGATGTACTAAATTACACAACAACTCTCAGTTCAGTGGAAGCAATGAATTTACACCTATGTCCAACTCTGAGGAGTGGCAGGTGATTAGGGTGAGTGATGGGGATACGATCGTAGTTCGTCAAATGGACGGGCGAGAGAAAAAGTTAAGGCTTTGTGGAGTTGACAGTCCTGAGATAAAACATGGTAAGCAGCCAGGGCAGGCACTAGGTATAGAAGCAAAGGCTAATTTACAGCGATTAGTCGATGAGGCTGACAAAACTGTGATGGTGACAGAGATTGAGAGCGATCGCTATGGCAGAACTGTAGCTGAGGTCTTTTCCTCTAAGAATGGGGTGGAAAAGTCACTTAACGAGGAGCAACTATCAAGCGGATTGGCTATGGTCTACAGATCCTATGTAAAGAAATGTCCTAATGCGATCACTCTTGGCAAGGCAGAAGAAATAGCAAAGAATAAAAAGTTAGGTGTTTGGGGAGACTCTTCTACTGTCCCCCCTTGGGAATTTAGAAAACGGCAACGTCAAAATAATGGTAATTGA
- a CDS encoding HNH endonuclease — protein sequence MVFSRDARNVTERLEQYFFSDRNNQLARESYHQNKALRAATQKRYNQSEKGKQTQRSYYYQNRDRINETNRRYSTSEGGRRVKLLSNHRRKAARLNNHSVFYTLEQVQNLKELFNNQCAYCGKKSSLTLDHFVPSSQGGPNCLGNLIPACLSCNSSKRDRNPQEWYKSQRFYSEKRWLKIVEVVGKSIINGQLPLF from the coding sequence ATGGTTTTTAGCCGCGATGCCCGGAATGTAACGGAGCGACTGGAACAATATTTCTTTAGCGATCGCAATAATCAATTGGCTAGAGAGTCGTATCACCAAAACAAAGCTTTACGTGCTGCGACACAAAAGCGATATAACCAATCTGAAAAAGGAAAGCAAACTCAGCGCAGTTACTACTATCAAAACCGCGATCGCATTAATGAAACAAACCGCCGTTACTCTACTTCTGAAGGAGGAAGAAGGGTTAAATTATTATCCAACCATCGTAGAAAAGCAGCTCGACTAAATAATCACTCTGTATTTTATACACTGGAGCAAGTTCAAAATTTAAAGGAACTTTTTAATAATCAATGTGCTTACTGTGGAAAAAAGAGTTCTTTAACTTTAGATCATTTTGTTCCGTCTTCTCAAGGTGGCCCTAATTGTTTGGGAAACCTTATCCCCGCTTGTTTATCATGTAATTCTAGTAAGCGAGACAGAAATCCACAAGAATGGTATAAAAGCCAGAGATTTTATTCAGAAAAGCGCTGGCTTAAAATCGTTGAAGTTGTGGGCAAATCTATTATTAACGGTCAATTACCATTATTTTGA
- a CDS encoding antirestriction protein ArdA, whose amino-acid sequence MQLIFNSETDALSVVEQLYNFERVGKILIAENIDFRALELAVSLAEVSFPAFSFPIVSSLRSRLPFPRHERECTDEKTPKIYVACLSAYNAGHLHGLYIDATQEPEEIEDDIKWMLSWSPVVHDKACEEWAIHDYENWMGIKIDEYEDIGKLAKLATILEEHGKAFAIYYNYYGNDVTVEDFEEYYLGLYESKEDFVYQQWDECGQLQELEKLGISSYYINWEGIANDWFIDSYLSIKTSYQEVHVFIRH is encoded by the coding sequence ATGCAATTAATTTTTAACTCAGAGACAGACGCTTTATCTGTCGTAGAGCAACTTTACAATTTTGAGCGAGTAGGGAAGATTTTAATAGCTGAAAACATCGATTTTAGAGCTTTAGAATTAGCGGTTAGTTTGGCTGAGGTCAGTTTTCCCGCTTTTAGTTTTCCGATTGTTAGTAGCTTACGATCGCGGCTACCATTTCCACGCCATGAGCGGGAATGTACAGATGAAAAAACCCCTAAAATTTATGTAGCTTGCTTATCTGCTTACAACGCTGGGCATCTCCACGGGCTTTATATTGATGCGACCCAGGAACCGGAAGAGATAGAAGACGATATTAAATGGATGCTTTCATGGTCGCCAGTAGTACATGATAAAGCGTGTGAAGAGTGGGCGATACATGATTATGAAAACTGGATGGGAATCAAAATTGATGAGTATGAGGATATCGGTAAACTTGCAAAATTAGCCACTATTTTAGAAGAACATGGTAAAGCTTTTGCTATTTACTATAACTACTATGGCAATGATGTCACGGTAGAAGACTTTGAAGAATATTACTTAGGACTCTACGAAAGTAAAGAAGATTTTGTATATCAGCAGTGGGATGAATGCGGACAGCTTCAAGAATTAGAAAAGCTGGGGATTTCTAGTTATTACATTAATTGGGAAGGAATAGCTAATGATTGGTTTATCGATTCTTACCTTTCAATAAAAACTAGTTACCAAGAAGTACACGTATTTATTCGCCACTAA